The genome window GAGAACCGAAGCAATCTTTATACTAAAATGCGTGCGGGATTAGCTTATGTCTACAAGCATTACGTAGAGGATTACGACTGGTTTCTCAAGGCAGATGACGACACGTAAGCCGCGCTGCTTTTGGTTGTATTCATTTATggatttgtttgcttgctttcAGTTATGTCATCATGGAGAATCTGCGTTACTTTCTCTATCCCTACGATCCAGAGGCACCTGTGTACTTTGGCTACCGCTTTCGCACAACTTATCCACATGGCTACATGTCGGGGGGAGCTGGCTATGTACTCAGCCGTGATGCATTGCGTCGCTTCAATCTGTTTGCTTTGAACAGCACAAAGTTCTGTCCGCTGAACAGTCGTCCCGAGGACAGACAAATTGGCTACTGTCTGCTGAATGTGGGCGTGGTCGCCGGTGACACTCGGGATGACATGGGTCGCGACCGTTTCTTGCCTCTAAATCCGCGACATCTGATGCCTCAATTACAGCCAGGCACTTGGCTGGATAAGACcttttactttaaaatgaaTGTGAGTTGTCAGCGCATAAATTGTAGTCGAATGTCTTTAAATcattgcttttaatttcagtATTCGGATTGCTGTTCGGACACGAGCATCAGCTTTCATTATAGCAAGACACATGACTTTGATCTGTATGAGTATTTTCTGTATAAAATACGAGTGCTTGGACAGCCAGAGACAACGTATACGTTACCCAAACGTTTGGATGGCAGACAGATGGACCAAAAGCTGGAGTATTGGAGTGCACAAAACTCGGATAATCCCGAGAAGTTGTAATGGGAATGAAGAGCAATCTTCGGCAGGCCGAAGTGTGAATTCCTGAACAGAGTGAAGATTAGTTTGGTAGAGATAAATGTTGACAGCACAAATGTTTTTGTAAAGTAGCGTTATTATGATGAATACATGATGTAGGAGGGAAAGAGTAGAGAAAGtactaaaagaaaaactagGACTACTTCAATTggatatattttctattaaggcgcataccaaattttaatagaaattaagTCTAGTTGTGCAGACATTAATTGAAAAGATGAATAGATGAATGGAAATGTTCTCTTTTAAACCAGATTTGCACcatataaagaaatttaaattattataatgacAACTGTATGGAATAGTAATCCAATCGAATTAATATCTCCTTGAAAGTTTGTCAATCCACCAAGttgaatttttatacaaaaatttaagaaaaaactaaacatAGTTTTCGAGAAAAAGTCTTCATGATGATTTGTATAGGAATCGATATTATGGTGAATATATGAGATAGTTGACTGACTTAAATCAAATATGGACagaataaatataacattatcGAGAGCTGGGAATTATAACTTCGAGAACTATAAGTAATAGTAATAGAATCGGACTTTTACCCATTTAGGATCACAGTCGAATAACAAGCTGAATTTTGAACAAGCTATAATATTATAGCTTTATGACTAAGTTATAAAATGGCATTGATTGAAATGATCAACTGAGTTGAGTTGATGCCtttttaaaagtaattgcAATAGGCAACGTCTTGGCATAGAAAATCCTAATGCCTCTTGCATGGATTCCAGAAGAAGACTCTGCCTAACATTACTAACTTAATAACCGCAAGACAAACTAATAAATGTGCCAGTAGTATATGAAAATTGTAGCAAGTAGAATTAGTTTGATGAAGACATTGATAAATTGTGTAGgcgtatatcgatatacttaAAGTAATTGGCCGACtttgtgtaaataaaacaagagaCTCATAGCGTGGAGACCAAGATTTATTTGACAATGAAACAAACAATCGCATGTACAGCCAGAGGACAGATGGAGAGTGAGACCCAAAGTTTAGCTGTCCATTGGCACAGCTTCAGCCATTTGTCAAtgaagtcgagtcgagtcgagttgaatTCTAGTGGAGTCTAGTTGGGTGGGTAACAATTGAAGACCCCTGCTTTAAAGCCCAATTTATCACAAAGACGACGGCCGCGTGCCGTGTGCCTCGGCGCCGTCCGTTCAGCCGCCTCTAAGGATTAGACTCGACTCAGTCAGAGAAGCAGAagagaaacaagtaagaaagctacagtcgagtgtgctcgactgtgagatatccgctacccattttgaatgaaagctaaatattgcggtattattttcaaaatataccaaaatactacaaaaatactaaaaatatactaagtggtatatttagtatatcgatatagtaccgcattcaaaatataccatagacggcacaatatatcagccaaagcaactaagaccccttgtAAGTAGACGATTTTACCCATACAagagtatttctttaataacttcgacaatttttatctgatcgcaaccagattttcaggaatcacaattactgtagttattattgtttataccAAAATCGTgtttctagctttaaaattacgcctattattcgatttttttgctttgcgggggcggaagtgggcgtggcaaaaatttgaaacaaacttgatctgcgtgcaaacataacaaatgctttcgaaaaaaaaattatagctctatctcttatagtctcttagatctaggtattcatacgggcagacggacagacagacagacacacagacacgcagacagacagacggagatggctagatcgtctcggctgttgatgctgttcaagattatatatactttatagggagatgcctccttctacctgttacatacatttcctgttggcacaaagttataatacccttctaccctatgggtagcgggtataaacatagcgaaagagagacagagagagagaggtttgtaacaaatactgaaaatagGAATCGAGAACCGGAAAATCGAGCGAAACGTGCCAAACACGTGAAAAATACCTGGGGATCAGAGTTGCTTTCAttattgtagttgttcttgttgcatCCGCGtcgctattgttgttatttatgaGCATCGAAATGAGCTGAAACTGCAGCACAATTCCAGCAATTGGGGTGGGATTTGGTGGCACGCGAGCCAAAGCCACACCTCGACTAAGGATATGGATAAACTCGTTTTTGGCAATACTCgtagcagcagctgccattTGAAATTGTAGAGCTGTAAATGTTATGTAAAATGTGTAACATATTTACGAGTTTgttcgatgtgtgtgtgctgctatCTAACGAGGGGTTGccttttcattatt of Drosophila nasuta strain 15112-1781.00 chromosome 3, ASM2355853v1, whole genome shotgun sequence contains these proteins:
- the LOC132792961 gene encoding glycoprotein-N-acetylgalactosamine 3-beta-galactosyltransferase 1-like produces the protein MYRNVLCLVLGLIVGIQLTEFWGYLTFTTDEYESTAIAVDTAAPTLPLKVSLADWLHHETRVLCLVLTMPKDHATKAAKVKATWGSRCNKLIFLSSQDDAELGAVNLNVTENRSNLYTKMRAGLAYVYKHYVEDYDWFLKADDDTYVIMENLRYFLYPYDPEAPVYFGYRFRTTYPHGYMSGGAGYVLSRDALRRFNLFALNSTKFCPLNSRPEDRQIGYCLLNVGVVAGDTRDDMGRDRFLPLNPRHLMPQLQPGTWLDKTFYFKMNYSDCCSDTSISFHYSKTHDFDLYEYFLYKIRVLGQPETTYTLPKRLDGRQMDQKLEYWSAQNSDNPEKL